From Faecalicatena sp. Marseille-Q4148:
CCGTTCCATTGATGAGGTGAATGTCCAGGTAATTATGGAACGGCTCGGAGGAGGCGGTCATTTGAATATTGCAGGGGCGCAGTTCCCGCATACAAGACTCAGCGAAGCGGTAACGCAGCTGAAGATGACAATTGATGAAATGATAGAAAAAGGAGATTTATAGAATGAAAGTAATTTTATTAGAAGACGTAAAATCATTAGGGAAAAAAGGCGAGATTGTTAATGTAAATGACGGATACGCAAGAAACTTTATCTTACCGAAGAAACTCGGACTGGAAGCAAATAATAAAAATCTGAATGATCTGAAACTTCAGAAATCAAATGAAGCGAAGATTGCAAAAGAACAGCTAGAAGCAGCCCAGGAGCTTGGAAAGAATATCGAGGCAGGAAGTGTGAAGCTTGCGATTAAGACCGGAGAGGGCGGTAAGACATTTGGTTCTGTATCAAGCAAAGAAATTGCAGCAGCTGTAAAAGAGCAGATGGGATATGAAATCGACAAAAAGAAGATTCAGTTAAAAGAAGCGATCAAAACGCTTGGAACACATGAAGTTCCGGTAAAACTTCATGCTAAAGTGACAGCAAAGCTGAAAGTGATTGTAACAGAAGCCTAGGAGGAACGATAGAATGGATGAGGCGCTCATTAAACGAGTACTTCCACACAGTATCGAGGCAGAACAGTCTGTAGTCGGAGCGATGCTGATGGATCGCGAGGCAATCGTGGCTGCGAGCGAGATTATCTGTGGAGAAGATTTCTATCAGGTAACGTATGGTGTTATTTTTGACACGATTATTGAGTTGTTTAATGAAGGGAAGCCGGTAGATCTGGTTACGCTTCAAGAACGGCTGAAAGAGAAAGATGTTCCTCCGGAGGTCAGCAGTCTGGAATTTGTGAGAGACCTGATTACGGCAGTGCCGACATCGGCTAATGTAAAGTATTA
This genomic window contains:
- the rplI gene encoding 50S ribosomal protein L9, with the translated sequence MKVILLEDVKSLGKKGEIVNVNDGYARNFILPKKLGLEANNKNLNDLKLQKSNEAKIAKEQLEAAQELGKNIEAGSVKLAIKTGEGGKTFGSVSSKEIAAAVKEQMGYEIDKKKIQLKEAIKTLGTHEVPVKLHAKVTAKLKVIVTEA